A window from Primulina huaijiensis isolate GDHJ02 chromosome 13, ASM1229523v2, whole genome shotgun sequence encodes these proteins:
- the LOC140956357 gene encoding pentatricopeptide repeat-containing protein At1g77360, mitochondrial-like: protein MIKLSHCRYRCCMEGLVVSRMYSSTEVQQDSADITKSVCKIILSCSKSGLDTSLNQSGIRVSEDIVEKVLEKFENAGMLAHRFFEWAGKQRNYNHSVRAYHIMIESLAKIRQYEIVWDLVNCMNSKGMLNIETFCIIMRKYARAQKVDEAIYTFNIMKKYNVPPNLAAFNGLLSALCKSKNVRKAQEIFDGMKNQFVPDSKTYSILLEGWGRAPNLPKAREIFKEMVDTHCPPDIVTYGIMVDILCKAGRTDEAVQVVKEMEFGGCQPTSFIYSVLIHTYGIENRIEDAVNTFFQMGKNRIKPDVAVYNALISAFCKANKFQNAYKVVAEMDDNGVRPNSRTCNILMSGLMYRGESDQAIKVFCKLSKICEPDADTYTMMIKMFCEREEFEMALSVWRYMKNKQFAPGMHTFSALVNGLINKADVSRACVLMEEMIERGLRPGRHTFGKLRQLLLKEGRNDVFEFLQEKMNLLVKDALYD, encoded by the coding sequence ATGATCAAGCTAAGTCACTGTCGATATAGATGTTGCATGGAAGGACTTGTAGTTAGCAGAATGTATAGTTCGACAGAAGTACAGCAAGATTCAGCTGATATAACAAAGAGTGTCTGCAAAATTATATTGTCCTGCTCCAAATCAGGGCTTGATACTTCACTTAACCAGAGTGGCATCCGTGTTTCTGAAGATATTGTCGAAAAGGTCCTTGAAAAGTTTGAAAATGCTGGCATGCTGGCTCATCGATTCTTTGAGTGGGCTGGCAAGCAACGAAATTACAATCATAGTGTTAGAGCTTACCATATTATGATAGAGTCTTTGGCAAAAATAAGGCAGTATGAGATAGTGTGGGATCTTGTAAACTGCATGAACAGCAAGGGAATGCTGAACATTGAAACCTTTTGTATTATTATGAGGAAGTATGCAAGGGCCCAAAAAGTGGATGAGGCTATTTATACATTTAACATAATGAAGAAGTATAATGTTCCTCCAAATTTGGCTGCATTTAATGGTTTGCTGAGTGCCTTGTGCAAGTCGAAGAATGTTAGGAAGGCTCAGGAGATTTTTGATGGCatgaaaaatcaatttgttCCTGACTCAAAAACTTACAGCATTTTGCTTGAAGGGTGGGGGAGGGCTCCAAATTTGCCTAAAGCTAGGGAAATTTTCAAGGAAATGGTTGATACTCATTGCCCTCCGGATATTGTAACCTACGGAATCATGGTTGATATTCTTTGCAAGGCAGGAAGGACTGATGAAGCAGTTCAAGTTGTTAAAGAGATGGAATTTGGTGGTTGTCAGCCGACATCTTTTATTTATAGTGTTTTAATCCATACATATGGGATTGAAAATAGAATTGAGGATGCCGTAAATACCTTTTTCCAAATGGGAAAAAATAGAATTAAACCTGATGTGGCAGTATATAATGCCTTAATTAGTGCTTTTTGTAAAGCAAATAAATTCCAGAATGCTTATAAGGTTGTGGCTGAGATGGATGATAATGGGGTGAGGCCTAATTCAAGGACTTGTAATATTCTCATGAGTGGTTTGATGTATCGCGGGGAATCTGATCAGGCTATTAAGGTGTTCTGTAAGTTGTCCAAAATCTGTGAACCAGATGCCGACACTTACACTATGATGATAAAGATGTTTTGTGAGAGGGAAGAATTTGAGATGGCTCTCAGTGTGTGGAGATATATGAAAAACAAGCAGTTTGCTCCAGGCATGCACACATTTTCTGCACTCGTTAACGGCTTAATCAACAAGGCCGATGTCTCTAGAGCATGTGTTTTAATGGAGGAAATGATAGAAAGAGGACTCCGACCCGGTAGGCATACATTTGGGAAGCTAAGGCAACTACTTTTGAAAGAAGGGAGAAATGATGTATTTGAATTTCTGCAGGAAAAGATGAATCTTTTGGTTAAGGATGCGTTATAtgattga